One region of Podospora bellae-mahoneyi strain CBS 112042 chromosome 1 map unlocalized CBS112042p_1.2, whole genome shotgun sequence genomic DNA includes:
- the ALG10 gene encoding glucosyltransferase (BUSCO:EOG0926300R; EggNog:ENOG503NXZQ; COG:I; COG:K; COG:O; COG:T): MVGSLQDLLLAFVNDAQRNLKDAFDIWAQSLRAQALMTAILTSMFLAWLICPPVRTSASPSQITKSPWVSYALVSTSLFLLSLSGGAWTLLVNRYVPEPYLDEFFHIPQAQVYCEGRYRQWDDKITTPPGLYEVTISYLFSVVYNKITMLTCETSTLRFHNLSVVLVTVAAAAQCRNLIERRQAERVGKVASRNLSLYSFHTAINTALMPVVFFFSGLYYTDPLSTLAVLLSYRHHLQRVGPERPGLLSDVWTVILGVAALFMRQTNVFWVVVYMGGLEAVYTLRSVKPGAQEFLTTLHDPPLSNSGPDDWFFCLLTIAVIALCNPVKVLRQIWPHLTILGLFAGFVAWNEGVVLGDKSNHIATIHLAQMLYIWPFFAFFSLPLFAPSVLGFITRPLQTIHSLILRPNALFTIPWALLTALLSAAVVRYNTIIHPFTLADNRHYMFYIFRYTILRSPLIRLLLVIPYTVARWLVWGSLSTTTPSTTQPSGPKPRTAPAQPKAAPESDGQLTLLDSPSSVSDTTPTTSTAILWLLTTALSLVTAPLVEPRYFILPWVFYRLLVPSWSFASVGIGKRIDLRLVLETTWFVGVNAVTMYLFLFRPYVWKDSEGNVLDSGRLQRFMW, from the exons ATGGTTGGCTCTTTACAAGATCTACTTCTGGCTTTTGTCAATGATGCGCAGAGAAATCTGAAGGATGCCTTCGATATTTGGGCTCAGAGCTTACGCGCCCAAGCTCTGATGACAGCCATTCTTACATCAATGTTTCTAGCATGGCTCATCTGCCCACCAGTAAGGACTTCAGCATCGCCTTCACAAATAACAAAATCGCCATGGGTCTCATATGCTCTCGTCAGCACTTCATTATTTCTGCTCAGCCTATCTGGCGGAGCTTGGACGCTCCTGGTCAACCGCTATGTTCCAGAACCGTATCTT GACGAGTTCTTCCATATACCCCAAGCACAAGTATACTGCGAAGGGAGATACCGGCAGTGGGATGACAAGATCACTACCCCTCCCGGCCTGTACG AGGTGACTATCAGTTACCTCTTTTCCGTGGTATACAACAAGATAACAATGCTCACATGTGAAACCTCGACCTTGCGTTTCCACAATCTCTCGGTTGTTCTAGTaactgttgctgctgcagcGCAATGCCGCAATCTGATCGAAAGGAGGCAGGCTGAGCGGGTCGGCAAGGTTGCTTCAAGAAACCTGTCCCTATACTCGTTTCACACGGCCATCAACACCGCCTTGATGCCAgttgtctttttcttctcgggTCTCTACTACACTGATCCCCTGTCGACCTTGGCGGTGCTTCTCTCTTACCGACACCATCTGCAACGAGTCGGGCCGGAGCGACCAGGTCTTTTGAGTGATGTGTGGACTGTCATCCTGGGTGTGGCTGCCCTCTTCATGCGCCAGACCAATGTCTTCTGGGTTGTCGTCTATATGGGCGGCTTGGAGGCTGTTTACACTCTGCGGTCTGTCAAGCCAGGTGCTCAAGAGTTTCTCACTACACTTCATGACCCGCCACTGAGCAACTCAGGGCCTGATG ACTGGTTCTTTTGTCTCCTCACCATTGCTGTGATTGCTCTCTGCAACCCGGTCAAGGTCCTGCGCCAGATATGGCCTCACCTCACTATTCTCGGTCTATTCGCTGGCTTTGTAGCCTGGAACGAAGGCGTTGTCCTTG GGGATAAATCTAATCACATCGCAACCATTCACCTCGCTCAGATGCTCTACATCTGGCctttcttcgccttcttttccctgCCCCTATTCGCCCCTTCCGTTCTTGGGTTCATCACACGCCCTCTGCAAACTATCCACTCGCTCATTCTCCGCCCCAACGCCCTGTTCACCATCCCCTGggccctcctcaccgccctcctATCCGCAGCAGTAGTCAGgtacaacaccatcatccaccccttcaccctcgcaGACAACAGGCACTACATGTTCTACATCTTCCGGTACACCATCCTCCGCTCCCCGCTCATCCGCCTCCTGCTGGTGATCCCCTACACCGTAGCAAGATGGCTGGTATGGGGAAGCCtgtctaccaccaccccatcaacaacccagccCTCGGGGCCAAAACCACGGACTGCTCCCGCCCAGCCAAAGGCAGCTCCTGAGAGCGATGGGCAATTGACCCTGCTCGACTCCCCCTCTTCAGTCTCagacaccacccccaccacatcAACGGCCATCCTCTGGCTTCtgaccaccgccctctcTCTGGTTACCGCCCCACTAGTTGAACCCAGATATTTTATTCTGCCCTGGGTATTCTACCGGCTGTTAGTCCCTTCCTGGTCTTTTGCCTCCGTTGGCATCGGCAAAAGGATCGATCTGCGGCTCGTTCTCGAGACGACCTGGTTTGTGGGTGTCAATGCGGTGACAATGTACCTGTTTCTGTTTAGGCCCTATGTATGGAAGGATAGCGAGGGGAATGTACTCGATTCGGGGAGATTGCAGAGGTTTATGTGGTAG
- a CDS encoding uncharacterized protein (EggNog:ENOG503P7CB; COG:S): protein MPFPTPVRRAAYPEYKSPYGPKYQFQPHVGTITAKTVTNLGVKAGVFGGVALFTVIFFTSGVPKVYNDVLGNIPVVGASLQNFFTKKVHPADNPF from the exons ATGCCTTTTCCT ACTCCCGTTCGCCGTGCGGCCTACCCCGAGTACAAGAGCCCCTATGGCCCTAA GTACCAATTCCAGCCTCATGTtggcaccatcaccgccaagaCTGTGACCAACCT TGGTGTCAAGGCCGGCGTTTTCGGCGGCGTTGCCCTGTTCACtgtcatcttcttcacctccggCGTTCCCAAGGTCTACAACGATGTTCTCGGC AACATCCCTGTCGTTGGTGCTTCTCTCCAAAACTTCTTCACCAAGAAGGTCCACCCCGCCGACAAC CCGTTCTAA
- the FOL1 gene encoding trifunctional dihydropteroate synthetase (COG:H; BUSCO:EOG09260LJ8; EggNog:ENOG503NUR7), translating to MTQLRILKRIRSAAPSTLTLSAFLSVETPKVGSGATHRATSRLRSVTSLRQNMKSFTRIAAGSLRQPRQSLPRARHVCHSCRNLRLSRIEQRQFSQTAPSLTDSSGFKKYTLPRNFKPKEVNLPAKMASPPPPDPARKRLAYIALGSNLGDRIGWIEKACAELDARGIKVKRTSSLWETEPMYVLDQDRFVNGACEVETTLEPLALLDALQDIENSLGRKKIIDKGPRNIDLDILLYDNIKFNHERLTIPHIGIPEREFVLKPLAELIPDKPLDPDRPWTLTRDLLDALPSSTTPITTMTPLSAHHPPIMALNPARKTHVMGILNMTPDSFSDGGQNTSLEEQTLISNIRSFLDAGATMIDVGGQSTAPNCPEVSVEEELNRVLPAIKLIRSHFSDRPVLISVDTYRASVAEAAVAAGADIVNDVSGGSMDPEMLPTVARLGTTICLMHMRGTPATMNNLAEYPDSEGGLIGGIAKELVERVAAAERAGVRRWRIVLDPGLGFAKVGWQNVDVLRHLDELRFWPGLQGLPWLVGSSRKSFIGRVTGVPTPKERIWGTAATVAAAVQGGADVVRVHDVREMAQVVAMADAIWRY from the exons ATGACACAGCTGAGAATTCTTAAACGGATAAGGTCAGCCGCGCcttcaaccctaaccctttccGCATTTCTTTCGGTGGAGACTCCGAAGGTCGGGTCTGGAGCAACTCACAGAGCCACTTCTCGACTTCGGTCGGTGACTTCACTGCGGCAGAATATGAAGAGCTTCACACGTATCGCCGCAGGGTCATTGAGACAACCCCGACAAAGTTTACCTAGAGCCAGACATGTATGCCATTCCTGCCGGAACCTGCGCCTAAGCAGGATTGAACAGCGGCAATTTTCCCAGACAGCACCGTCTTTAACAGATTCGTCCGGCTTCAAAAAATATACTCTCCCGCGCAACTTTAAGCCCAAGGAAGTAAACCTGCCTGCCAAGATGGCCAGCCCGCCTCCCCCAGATCCGGCGCGGAAGCGGCTGGCATATATCGCCCTGGGAAGCAACTTGGGGGATCGTATTGGCTGGATAGAAAAGGCCTGCGCCGAGCTGGATGCGCGGGGCATCAAGGTCAAGCGCACAAGCAGCCTGTGGGAGACGGAGCCCATGTATGTGCTAGACCAGGATAGATTCGTCAATGGTGCCTGTGAG GTTGAGACAACTCTTGAGCCACTTGCCCTTCTGGATGCTCTCCAAGATATCGAGAACTCCCTTGGTCGCAAAAAGATCATTGACAAGGGCCCGCGTAACATTGACCTCGATATCCTTCTCTATGACAACATCAAGTTCAACCATGAGCGCCTCACAATTCCTCACATTGGAATCCCCGAAAGGGAGTTTGTCTTGAAGCCTCTTGCTGA ACTTATCCCCGACAAACCTCTGGACCCCGACCGACCATGGACCCTAACCCGGGACTTACTTGATGCCCTGCCTTCTTCTACTACTCCTATCACCACTATGACCCCGTTGTCagcacaccacccccccatcatgGCTCTCAATCCAGCCCGGAAAACACACGTCATGGGCATCCTCAACATGACCCCTGACTCCTTTTCTGATGGCGGCCAAAACACATCTCTTGAGGAGCAAACTTTGATCTCCAACATACGATCCTTCTTGGACGCAGGCGCCACCATGATTGACGTTGGCGGGCAGTCAACCGCCCCCAACTGCCCCGAGGTTTCAGTAGAGGAAGAGCTCAACCGAGTGCTCCCGGCTATCAAGCTCATCCGCTCTCATTTCTCAGATAGGCCGGTGCTCATTAGTGTGGACACCTACCGAGCATCTGtcgccgaggctgccgttgccgccGGCGCTGATATTGTGAACGATGTCTCTGGTGGAAGCATGGACCCGGAGATGTTGCCTACTGTTGCGAGGTTGGGGACAACCATCTGTCTGATGCACATGAGGGGGACACCGGCGACGATGAACAATCTTGCTGAGTACCCTGATTCTGAAGGAGGGCTCATCGGCGGGATTGCTAAGGAACTGGTGGAGAGGGTAGCGGCTGCCGAGAGGGCTGGTGTTAGACGGTGGAGGATCGTGCTTGACCCTGGGTTAGGCTTCGCCAAGGTTGGCTGGCAAAATGTCGATGTGCTGAGGCACTTGGATGAGCTCAGGTTCTGGCCTGGGTTGCAAGGTCTGCCGTGGCTTGTCGGGTCCAGCAGGAAGAGCTTCATTGGGAGGGTGACAGGCGTACCGACGCCGAAGGAGAGAATATGGGGCACGGCCGCGACAGTTGCGGCTGCTGTTCAGGGAGGAGCGGACGTGGTGAGGGTCCATGATGTCAGGGAGATGGCGCAGGTGGTAGCGATGGCGGATGCTATCTGGCGGTATTGA
- a CDS encoding uncharacterized protein (EggNog:ENOG503P36U; COG:K): MDKKLDASFERVEKALAVLIDSMTKFTPSEKAANDVVKAERELFLGLEELEVHQRNVARIKQLKQETEALDAQTKQTISALWEMRKELVAVAPTKFSPAKEEKYPFTTQQLLDYARRISRNTLPPPGVTNGVDLSTAAPTTPDDQAATGPNASFATSIGGGGGGSGSGQGTAASTPAPGVQDSFVSQVPSQSQTGATELPVHLKPAVNPLENAPFFTFPTIDRIRSGALAQYQDLINRGIDPKNYDPEEEERRIKQEEQDRKDAEERARQEREEQDRRMREERERMARERELARQQQQQQEGGMDRRGSVLAPGQAGGQPARAAPKQFTFLDEDDDDEDED, encoded by the coding sequence ATGGACAAAAAGCTCGACGCCTCCTTCGAACGCGTTGAAAAGGCGCTCGCCGTGCTCATCGACTCGATGACAAAGTTCACGCCCTCCGAGAAGGCCGCCAATGACGTCGTCAAGGCTGAGCGCGAACTCTTTCTCGGTctggaggagctcgaggttcACCAAAGAAACGTTGCCCGCATAAAGCAGCTAAAGCAAGAGACCGAAGCCCTCGATgcccaaacaaaacaaaccatcAGCGCCCTCTGGGAAATGCGCAAGGAGCTCGTCGCAGTCGCCCCGACCAAGTTCTCCCCAGCCAAAGAAGAGAAATACCCCTTTACCACGCAGCAACTCCTCGACTACGCCCGGCGCATAAGTcgcaacaccctccccccaccaggCGTCACAAACGGTGTCGATCTCTCAACCgccgcccccaccacccccgacgACCAAGCTGCTACAGGACCTAATGCCAGTTTCGCAACCTCAAtaggtggcggtggtggtggtagcgGTAGCGGGCAGGGAACAGCAGCTTCGACTCCGGCGCCAGGTGTTCAAGATTCGTTTGTCTCCCAAGTCCCCTCCCAGTCCCAGACAGGCGCCACCGAGCTGCCCGTCCACCTCAAGCCCGCCGTCAACCCGCTCGAAAATGcacccttcttcaccttcccgACTATCGATCGCATCCGAAGCGGCGCCCTAGCTCAATACCAAGACCTCATCAACCGCGGCATCGACCCCAAGAACTACGacccagaagaggaggagcggcgcattaagcaggaggagcaggaccGCAAGGACGCCGAGGAGCGCGCCAGAcaagagagggaggagcaaGATCGCAGAATGCGCGAGGAGAGAGAGCGCATGGCGAGGGAGCGCGAGCTGGccagacagcagcagcagcaacaggaggGTGGCATGGATCGCAGGGGGAGCGTTCTTGCGCCTGGGCAAGCGGGTGGTCAACCTGCCAGAGCGGCACCTAAG
- a CDS encoding uncharacterized protein (EggNog:ENOG503P7GS) — protein sequence MSSQRPFFLSTFFAAFRQQPPSALSAQQPNKHTTQASSGVGSSSTATPRSISASATAAQSQATSPSTSTSASRTGVIGQLPLHSPRHHHTAGIPIPHSGGRRRGSDSSSEGFRDALGTEKLYIGGRTATGEEKFFKLGVIRRVRSGDRLSLDRLSL from the coding sequence ATGTCTTCCCAACGCCCCTTTTTCCTGTCCACCTTCTTTGCCGCATTCCGTCAACAGCCGCCCTCGGCCCTATcagcacaacaaccaaatAAGCACACCACTCAGGCTTCCTCAGGAGTAGGATCATCGTCTACCGCAACGCCACGATCGATATCCGCCTCGGCCACGGCCGCGCAGTCACAGGCTACTTCGCCTTCGACGTCAACATCTGCCTCCCGAACAGGGGTGATTGGACAGCTGCCACTGCACTCCCCACGACATCACCATACCGCTGGCATACCCATTCCGCACtcgggaggaagaaggcgaggaagcgACAGCAGCAGTGAAGGGTTTCGAGATGCACTAGGGACAGAGAAGCTGTATATTGGTGGAAGAACCGCCACAGGGGAAGAAAAGTTCTTCAAACTGGGTGTTATACGAAGGGTCCGGAGTGGGGATAGGCTCTCGTTGGACAGGCTAAGCCTGTGA
- a CDS encoding uncharacterized protein (EggNog:ENOG503P07J; COG:G; COG:M) yields MPTITIIPASCKTSLATIRALLSLSDPSVKIHGIYRDLSKVPEDLLSHHQFTALQGDIDDPSLELPPSDLLFHTTPNTYTDADVFEHAKRQTENLKTAILKSSTIKKIVLMSTMGAQYSSGTGELKANHAAETTISTLPASIQKVFVRCCWFMENWASELPNLLSDEPFFYSTISPADFPFPHIAVRDIGKTCAQELLSTAPPKSNPYIFELQGQSYSSNDVKKIFEELLGKEVDMRVIPPEGLLDYYRQMFSEHVAREYTEMNQSFLEGGILFLNPEPTPGGEIRRGETELREVLAGLLEGRV; encoded by the exons ATGCCGACCATTACCATCATCCCCGCCTCTTGCAAgacctccctcgccaccatTCGGGCTCTGCTCTCTCTTTCTGATCCCTCGGTCAAGATACACGGCATATACCGCGACTTATCCAAGGTCCCGGAAGATTTACTGTCCCACCACCAATTTACAGCCCTCCAAGGTGACATTGACGACCCTTCCCTCGAACTTCCTCCCAGCGACCTGCTTTTCCACACAACCCCTAACACGTATACCGATGCCGATGTCTTTGAGCACGCCAAACGACAAACCGAGAACTTGAAAACCGCCATCCTCAAATCCTCgaccatcaagaagatcgTCCTGATGAGCACAATGGGGGCCCAGTACTCCTCTGGAACC GGTGAATTAAAAGCAAATCACGCCGCTGaaaccaccatctccaccctgCCCGCCTCCATCCAAAAGGTCTTTgtccgctgctgctggttcATGGAAAACTGGGCCTCCGAACTCCCCAATCTCCTCTCGGACGAGCCCTTCTTCTACTCTACCATCTCCCCAGCCGATTTCCCCTTCCCGCACATTGCCGTGAGGGACATTGGCAAGACGTGCGCTCAAGAGCTGTTGTCTACTGCCCCCCCCAAGAGCAATCCTTACATCTTTGAGCTTCAGGGCCAGAGCTACAGCTCGAATGATGTGAAGAAAATCTTTGAGGAGTTGCTGGGGAAAGAGGTGGATATGAGAGTCATTCCTCCGGAGGGGCTGTTGGATTATTACCGGCAGATGTTTTCTGAGCATGTTGCGAGGGAGTATACGGAGATGAACCAGAGCttcttggagggggggatctTGTTTTTGAATCCGGAGCCGACGCCGGGTGGAGAGATTCGGAGGGGGGAGAcggagttgagggaggtgttggcggGATTGCTGGAGGGACGGGTTTGA
- a CDS encoding uncharacterized protein (COG:E; EggNog:ENOG503NWW5), translated as MRVPPQIQLIDNWPSSSCFVLCLFCFSAARFLTFFFFTNTYSAISRFGVFTSVIMASPQQIRTEITDLFGIKHPILLAGMNVAAGPKLAAAVTNAGGMGVLGGISYTPEMLREQIDEIKKHLNDKKAPFGVDLLLPQVGGNARKTNYDYTKGKLDELIDIIIESGAKLFVSAVGVPPKHVVEKLHKNGILYMNMIGHPKHVKKCLDLGVDIICAQGGEGGGHTGDTPTTVLIPTVAQLVKGHKSPLTGKPVQVIAAGGIWNGQLLASALMMGASGVWVGTRFVLSKEAGAPKAHKEAVRTSGFDDNIRTTIFTGRPMRVRANPYIVNWEEDRVSELKQCLAKGKIPHEVDLDKLMAGEVPSIADLKKIGLVAASTPDNAEVDVDDLLDSLMPHLMGKCAAVVNEEKSAKEIVDEFVNDAVAVIKRGNAQLVSLPKL; from the exons ATGCGTGTGCCTCCACAGATCCAACTGATTGATAACtggccttcttcctcgtgCTTCGTCTTGtgtcttttttgtttttcagCAGCGAGATTTTtaacctttttctttttcaccaACACTTATTCTGCCATTTCCCGTTTTGGAGTATTCACATCAGTCATCATGGCCTCTCCTC AGCAGATTCGCACCGAAATCACCGATCTCTTCGGGATCAagcaccccatcctcctcgccggcaTGAACGTCGCCGCTGGCCCCAAGCTGGCGGCGGCTGTCACCAATGCCGGCGGTATGGGTGTCCTCGGTGGTATCAGCTACACCCCCGAGATGCTCAGGGAGCAGATCGATGAGATCAAGAAGCACCTTAACGACAAGAAGGCTCCCTTCGGTGtcgatctccttcttccccaggtTGGCGGCAACGCCCGCAAGACCAA CTACGATTACACCAAGGGCAAGCTTGACGAGTTGAttgacatcatcatcgagtCCGGCGCCAAGCTCTTCGTTTCCGCCGTCGGCGTCCCCCCCAAGCACGTTGTCGAGAAGCTCCACAAGAACGGCATCCTCTACATGAACATGATCGGCCACCCCAAGCACGTCAAGAAGTGCCTCGACCTCGGTGTCGATATCATCTGCGCTcagggtggcgagggtggcggcCACACCGGTgacacccccaccaccgtcctcATCCCCACCGTTGCTCAGCTCGTCAAGGGCCACAAGTCCCCATTGACTGGCAAGCCCGTCCAGGTTATTGCCGCCGGTGGTATCTGGAACGGTCAGCTCCTCGCCTCTGCGCTCATGATGGGCGCCAGCGGTGTCTGGGTTGGTACCCGTTTCGTCCTCTCCAAGGAGGCTGGTGCCCCCAAGGCCCACAAGGAGGCCGTCCGCACCTCGGGCTTCGATGACAACATCcgcaccaccatcttcaccggTCGCCCCATGCGTGTCCGCGCCAACCCCTACATTGTTAACTGGGAGGAGGACCGTGTTTCCGAGTTGAAGCAGTGCCtcgccaagggcaagatccCCCACGAGGTCGACCTCGATAAGCTCATGGCTGGTGAGGTCCCATCGATTGCCGACCTCAAGAAGATCGGCCTCGTTGCTGCCTCTACCCCCGACAAcgccgaggttgatgttgatgaccTCCTTGACTCCCTCATGCCCCACCTTATGGGCAAGTGCGCCGCTGTTGTCAACGAGGAGAAGTCAGCCAAGGAGATCGTTGACGAGTTTGTCAACGATGCCGTTGCCGTCATCAAGAGGGGCAACGCCCAGCTCGTCAGCTTGCCCAAGCTATAG